The following proteins are co-located in the Microplitis demolitor isolate Queensland-Clemson2020A chromosome 5, iyMicDemo2.1a, whole genome shotgun sequence genome:
- the LOC103569359 gene encoding hairy/enhancer-of-split related with YRPW motif protein 1 gives MWRVVVARSDDNSTLLSSEISTSTVGPGHHLSSIPGPPAGHHYYPTYPPPPPPPPPHHAYQPQHDMRHDMRPDPHLRPELRHQEMLRPDLHHRQDMRNDSMRQDMRNDSMRQDMRHDLNVQGHHGDLNAGGMRQQSQHDLTELRPSHELPELKIDGPELRSRSDSQQQQQQQGHQQRNLKRTMSDSDCDDVFSEESGKEPCNSPGGDSCQHTSRKRRRGMIEKKRRDRINASLGELRRLVPAAARDPHSGKLEKAEILQLTVEHLRTLRNKGPEGYDTTKLAMDYHAVGWGECAAEVGRYLVTMEGLDERDPLRLRLLSHLQSFHREHPPSNTSSIPPTGSITATSTGSVNYEGMTGGNGMPPGTGVPPLIGGGAIGWGQYPGQYPQQQHGKPYRPWGAELAY, from the exons atgtggCGTGTAGTGGTAGCAAGATCAGATGACAACAGCACTCTGCTGTCATCAGAAATATCAACGAGCACAGTGGGACCGGGTCATCATCTGTCAAGTATACCTGGACCACCAGCAGGTCATCATTATTATCCGACTTATCCACCACCACCTCCCCCACCGCCACCTCATCACGCGTATCAACCTCAGCATGACATGCGCCATGATATGAGACCTGATCCTCATCTCAGACCTGAGCTAAGACACCAAGAGATGCTGAGACCTGATTTACATCATCGGCAGGATATGAGGAATGACAGTATGAGACAAGACATGAGAAATGACAGCATGAGACAGGACATGAGACACGATTTGAATGTTCAGGGCCACCATGGAGACTTAAATGCTGGTGGAATGAGACAACAGAGCCAACATGATTTAACTGAGCTGAGACCTAGTCACGAATTGCCGGAACTTAAAATTGACGGACCGGAATTGAGGAGTCGGAGTGATTCccagcagcaacaacagcagcaaggGCATCAGCAGAGAAATTTAAAGAGGACTATGAGTGACTCTGATTGTGATGACGTTTTTTCAGAAGAAAGTGGCAAAGAAcc ttgcaATTCACCTGGTGGTGATTCTTGTCAGCACACATCCCGCAAGCGTAGACGTGGAATGATTGAAAAGAAGCGACGTGATAGAATAAATGCATCTCTTGGTGAATTACGGCGTTTAGTACCAGCGGCCGCGCGTGATCCACACTCGGGAAAACTCGAGAAAGCCGAAATACTACAGCTAACTGTTGAACATCTGAGGACCTTGAGAAATAAAG GTCCAGAGGGTTATGACACAACAAAATTGGCGATGGATTACCACGCAGTGGGGTGGGGCGAGTGCGCCGCTGAAGTTGGACGTTATCTGGTGACAATGGAAGGCCTTGATGAACGTGATCCTCTGAGATTACGTTTGCTGTCTCATCTGCAGAGTTTTCATCGTGAGCACCCGCCTAGTAATACATCATCGATTCCACCTACTGGTTCAATCACCGCGACGTCAACCGGATCTGTTAATTATGAAGGAATGACTGGGGGTAATGGAATGCCGCCAGGTACTGGAGTACCTCCGCTCATTGGAGGGGGTGCGATCGGCTGGGGACAATATCCTGGTCAGTATCCCCAGCAGCAGCACGGAAAACCTTATCGACCTTGGGGTGCTGAGTTGGCTtactaa
- the LOC103569360 gene encoding uncharacterized protein LOC103569360 — MFKKALTESGRRILKAIKKLSTKSRVVTKSQQKQPRLINPQLNINNYSGNHSNNGRSNCDGNNQVPCELVTTAVPGWTVTYIEPEVTSLSWSLSSLDTHSIDTYVTYIMEGFDECNSMCCYCIEHENQKNENRENEMII; from the exons ATGTTCAAGAAAGCTCTCACTGAATCCGGAAGGAGAATCCTaaag gcgattaaaaaattatcaacgaAAAGTCGGGTGGTGACAAAATCGCAGCAGAAACAGCCGAGACTAATAAACCCGCagcttaatatcaataattatagtgGCAATCACAGTAATAATGGCCGCAGTAATTGCGATGGTAACAACCAGGTACCATGTGAGCTGGTGACGACAGCAGTACCAGGATGGACAGTGACATACATCGAGCCCGAGGTCACATCATTGTCCTGGTCCCTCTCGTCGCTTGACACTCACAGTATCGATACATATGTAACCTACATAATGGAGGGTTTCGACGAGTGCAACTCAATGTGCTGCTACTGCATTGAGCATGAAAATCAAAAGAATGAAAACCGCGAAAATGAAATGATCATTTAA